The genomic stretch GACGCCCGTGCCGAGGAAGACCGGCTGGATGGCGCGTGTCTCGTCCAGGAAGATCAGCGTGTGGCGGCGCTCACGCGGGATGGGCGCTTGCCTGAAGGCGCGCTCCGTCATGACGCCACCGCCGGCTGCGTGGCGGCGCCGGGGGTGTGGCGGTCGCTTCCGTGACGGAATCTGTAAATGTTGTCAAGTGCATTCATGACCGCACCTCCGGCCGGAGACGAACGTCGGCTGGGTTATCCGCCAGCCTGGCGGTCATCGTCACCGACTGGGCTAAAGCGCGTCTTGCCCTGACCTGGAGCGCACGGCCCGGAAATGCCGCCCATTCGGCGCGGCGCTTTCGGAGGGTGGCCATCCGCATTTCCAGAGCGACTTTTGCCGCGCTTCAGGCTGCCACGTTATGTTGCCCGAATGAAAGGGAGAGACCTTTGTGACATCTTGGAATCGAACGATCCCCTCATCGGATTGCAGGCCGTGGGCGCGCTGCACCGGCTGGCTGAACGGGTGGAATGGATTTCGGTCGACCTGGCCCGCCGTCAGGGTTTCACCTGGGAGCAGATTGGCGACGCGCTGGGGATGTCCCGGCAGGCGGCGCGTGTCAAGCACGGAAAGTGAGCGCCCATGTTCGAAGAGTTTGCCGAGGACACGCGCGCGGTGATCGACTCGGCGCTGGTGGAGGTGGGGCAGCGTGGTGATCAACGCCTCGGCACCGAACACCTGCTCCTCGGCCTGCTGCACGTCCCCGTCTCGCCCTGGGCGCGTGCCCTGGGGGTCTCCCTCGCCACGGCCCGCAGGACTCTGGACGAGATCGACCGCTCGGCGCTGGCGGTCATCCAGATCGACATCAGCAGGGTCCGGCTGGGCGGCACGCCGCCGCCCGCGACCAAGGGAATCCCGTGGACCTACGCCGCTCGCGGGGTCATCAAGCACGCCGCCGAGGAGATGGTGCACAGGCGCGGCCGGTCTCTGGAGCCGAAGCACATCCTGCTCGGCATCCTGGAGAGCAGGCGTCCCGACCTGGCCTCGGCCGTGCTGGACCAGCTCGCGGTCGATCGCACCGCAGTGCGCAACCGCCTGCGCTGACTCCCCGCGACGGCGGAGCGGGCCGCATCGTCGATCGCGGCCCGCTCCGCCGTCGGAGCAGCTGCGGCCCACAGGGGGACAGCGGCTGAACGCGGGGACTTGCGCGCGCTGCCGGCGGCCCCTCAGGCCCTGGCGGCCGGAGCGTCGAGTTCGGGCACCCGTACCGGAGGCATGGGCGGCCAGCGTGTTGGACGGGCCGATGTGCTGATAGTGGGCCGGGATGGGCGAGGCCGGCAGCCGGCCGGCGCACTCGCCGGTGTCGCCGATGGCCGGCAACGGGTTGTCCGCCGCCTCCCCGCAGATGCTGGAGGTGTGCCGGCCCACGCCCGTGGCCGTGCAGAACGAGCCCTCGCCGTGCGTGGGGTACAGGCCGGCAGCGCGGCCGGCCGGCGCAGCGAGTCGTGCTGAGGGCGGGCCAGCGTGCGGGCGCGCGCCGCGATCACCGAGATCACCCCGGCCAGCCGGCCGTGCGCGAGCTTGCAGCCGTGTCAGCGCGTCACCCGCCATGCCCTCGAGTCAACTCCATGCCTGGATAAAACCCTCGGGGGGTATTCATGACTACAAGGTGGGTTCCGGGCGACTATGGAAACGGTTTTCATATGCTAATGTCGCGATCGCCCCAATCCCCTTGAACTCTGGACATTCCGTGCGTTATCCCAGCCTTACGCATGCCCTCGCGGCTGTCTGTGTCCTTTCCCTGGCCGCCTGTTCTGTCCCGGCGGGTGGGCAGAGCACGGACCCCGTTTCGACCGGCGGGCGCATCAAGCTGGCGATGCTCCAGCCCCCGCGCACGGGCCTGTCCCCGTTCAGCGACGACGCCTTCAAGCTGTCGCGCTGGTCCACCGCCGAGACCCTGATCAACCTGGACGAGAACGGCGACGCGCAACCGGCGCTCGCCACCGCGTGGGCGCGGACCTCCGCACGGACCTGGGAGTTCACCGTGCGCCCTGGTGTGACCTTCCATGACGGCACCCCGCTGACCGCCCAGGTCGCCGCCAACACGCTGACCCGCGCCACCCAGGCCACTCCCAAGCCCCGTATCCTCGACGGCGTCGAGCTGACCGCCAAGGCGGAGGGCGACAAGGTCGTGGTGACCACGGGCGAGCCCGATCCGCTCGTACCGCAGCGCCTGTCCTCGCCGCAGT from Nonomuraea polychroma encodes the following:
- a CDS encoding Clp protease N-terminal domain-containing protein yields the protein MFEEFAEDTRAVIDSALVEVGQRGDQRLGTEHLLLGLLHVPVSPWARALGVSLATARRTLDEIDRSALAVIQIDISRVRLGGTPPPATKGIPWTYAARGVIKHAAEEMVHRRGRSLEPKHILLGILESRRPDLASAVLDQLAVDRTAVRNRLR